The Chitinophagales bacterium genome has a window encoding:
- a CDS encoding SulP family inorganic anion transporter, which translates to MPAHNTPSDWFKGLAQNWRNDLVAAVSVSLVALPLALGIAIAAGAPHMSGVISAVVGGVVTTFLRGSHVAINGPANSLIALVLVAIGMLDDGTWHTFNYILAAFIVSGGIQVVLGIFRLGRIAEMIPSSVIHGILAAIGVIIVAKQLHVALGTTSDAKNMVGVLLDVFRNIKQVNPFVAVISLLGMLLLIFHARISYKFFHFLPAPMWVLILAVPFVFAFNFFEPHAIELFGKSYNVGPDMLVSIPHNILDGVMFPDFSKLHTGSFWLVVISISLITTVETLASTKAVDKIDPYKRKTNLNKDLVAVGLSTMVSGAIGGLPVVTVILRSTVNVHNNGRTRWSNFFHGILILVFVFILSPYLQMVPLAALAAILVFSGFKLTAPRVYANSYGQGMEQLLFMVGTMIITLYTNLLWGILGGIVVTLGVHILLARVPVTVFFRMVFKTGNRLIEKKDGSYELKIKGVANFLTMLRLNKLLDQVPKGARLKINISTARLVDMTVLENLDDFKRMHRLNGGKVKITGAEHHVASTNHRFALKSQTSPMPVRLSSRQVELKKLAIANDWVYRPEIEWEVYDLYRFHFFESRPIEYKTNVITGEYKDTGVSWELSDITFDEGALVATEVYHTTVQVIQMPYTIPEFTLEAEGLFEKIFDRVKSLPKYKDIDFKLFSKFSNQFLLKGEDEEAIRKFFLTDHIINFLENEEVYHIESDGKALLVFKSLRFSRAAEIDKMIQFSDALVSKLQATVPQQ; encoded by the coding sequence ATGCCAGCTCATAACACCCCCTCTGACTGGTTCAAAGGTCTTGCGCAAAACTGGCGTAACGACCTGGTAGCTGCTGTCAGCGTATCGCTTGTAGCTTTGCCGCTTGCTTTGGGTATAGCCATAGCAGCCGGAGCCCCGCATATGTCTGGGGTAATATCCGCCGTGGTGGGTGGCGTGGTCACTACGTTTCTCCGTGGCAGCCACGTGGCTATCAATGGCCCGGCAAACTCACTCATCGCCCTTGTGCTCGTGGCCATAGGTATGCTGGACGATGGAACATGGCATACCTTTAATTATATTCTTGCGGCTTTTATCGTTTCCGGTGGCATACAGGTGGTGCTGGGCATATTCAGGCTGGGCAGAATAGCCGAGATGATCCCCTCGTCTGTTATTCACGGTATACTGGCGGCCATCGGTGTTATTATCGTGGCCAAACAGCTGCACGTAGCACTGGGCACCACGTCCGATGCGAAAAATATGGTAGGTGTATTGCTGGATGTGTTCAGGAACATAAAGCAGGTAAACCCCTTTGTGGCGGTTATATCCCTGCTGGGTATGCTGCTGCTGATCTTCCACGCGCGTATCAGTTATAAATTCTTCCATTTTCTGCCTGCGCCTATGTGGGTGTTGATACTGGCGGTACCATTCGTATTTGCCTTCAACTTTTTTGAGCCGCACGCCATTGAGCTATTCGGAAAGTCTTATAACGTAGGACCCGATATGCTGGTGTCTATTCCGCATAATATACTGGACGGCGTTATGTTTCCTGATTTCTCCAAACTGCATACAGGTTCGTTCTGGCTGGTGGTTATTTCTATATCTCTCATTACTACTGTTGAAACCCTTGCCAGTACCAAAGCCGTTGACAAGATAGACCCCTACAAACGCAAAACCAACCTGAACAAAGACCTTGTTGCCGTGGGGCTGAGTACCATGGTATCCGGCGCTATAGGCGGCCTGCCTGTTGTGACGGTTATCCTGCGCAGTACCGTAAACGTGCACAACAATGGCCGTACAAGATGGTCTAATTTCTTTCATGGTATACTGATACTGGTTTTTGTATTCATACTGTCTCCTTATCTGCAAATGGTGCCACTGGCGGCCCTTGCTGCCATACTCGTTTTCAGCGGGTTTAAGCTGACGGCTCCAAGGGTATACGCTAATAGCTACGGCCAGGGTATGGAGCAACTCTTGTTCATGGTGGGTACTATGATCATCACCCTGTACACCAACCTGCTATGGGGCATACTGGGCGGTATCGTCGTTACGCTAGGGGTACACATACTGCTGGCAAGGGTACCCGTGACCGTATTTTTCAGGATGGTATTTAAAACAGGCAACAGGCTGATAGAAAAGAAAGACGGTAGCTATGAACTAAAGATAAAAGGCGTCGCCAACTTCCTCACAATGCTGCGGCTGAACAAGCTGCTCGACCAGGTGCCCAAAGGAGCCCGGCTCAAGATCAACATCTCCACCGCCCGGCTGGTAGACATGACCGTACTCGAAAACCTCGACGATTTCAAGCGCATGCACAGGCTCAATGGCGGCAAGGTGAAGATAACAGGTGCAGAACACCACGTAGCCTCTACCAACCACCGCTTTGCGCTCAAGAGCCAGACCTCACCCATGCCCGTGCGCCTGTCATCCCGCCAGGTAGAATTGAAGAAACTGGCCATTGCCAACGATTGGGTGTACAGGCCCGAGATAGAGTGGGAGGTGTACGACCTGTACCGTTTCCATTTCTTCGAGTCGAGGCCGATAGAATATAAGACCAACGTAATAACAGGCGAGTACAAAGACACAGGCGTTTCGTGGGAACTGAGCGATATTACCTTCGACGAAGGTGCGCTGGTGGCCACAGAAGTGTACCACACCACCGTACAGGTGATACAGATGCCGTACACCATACCCGAATTTACACTCGAAGCCGAAGGCCTGTTCGAAAAAATATTCGACCGCGTGAAATCCTTGCCCAAGTACAAAGACATCGACTTTAAGCTCTTCAGCAAATTCTCCAACCAGTTTTTGCTGAAAGGCGAGGACGAAGAAGCCATCCGCAAATTCTTCCTTACCGACCATATTATAAACTTTCTTGAGAATGAGGAAGTGTACCATATAGAAAGCGACGGTAAAGCCCTGCTGGTGTTCAAATCGCTGCGTTTTTCACGCGCTGCCGAGATAGATAAGATGATACAATTCTCCGATGCGTTAGTGTCTAAACTACAGGCTACAGTGCCGCAGCAATAG
- a CDS encoding SDR family oxidoreductase codes for MYFKDKVVWITGASSGIGAELARQLAGKGAKLVLTARRKEALDDVLKDCLTHNKDCTVLQADLALSDTLQKLTEDAIGVYGHIDVVIHSAGLSQRSVAKDTMMDTIRKIMEVNFFAVVSITKYLLPHFAKRKIGHIVAISSMAGLMGFPKRTGYAASKHAVKGFFETMQTEMDIPGLEITIVSPGRINTPISMSAITATGELHGKMDEDLLNGIPVSECAKKILDGMIKKKKHIIVARAERFLFWFWWFLPSVYRKIANQKGMHNPNY; via the coding sequence ATGTATTTCAAAGATAAAGTAGTGTGGATAACCGGGGCTTCGTCCGGTATTGGCGCAGAACTAGCCAGGCAGTTAGCGGGTAAAGGAGCTAAACTGGTACTCACCGCCAGGCGTAAAGAGGCATTGGATGATGTATTGAAAGATTGTCTTACACATAATAAAGATTGTACCGTATTGCAGGCAGACCTGGCTCTTAGCGACACGCTGCAAAAATTAACGGAGGATGCCATAGGGGTATATGGACATATAGATGTTGTCATACATAGTGCCGGCCTGAGCCAGAGGTCGGTGGCAAAGGATACGATGATGGACACCATCAGGAAGATCATGGAAGTGAACTTTTTTGCAGTAGTGTCTATAACCAAATACCTGTTGCCGCATTTTGCCAAACGCAAAATCGGCCACATTGTAGCCATCAGCAGTATGGCCGGGCTTATGGGTTTCCCTAAACGCACAGGCTATGCGGCGTCCAAGCACGCAGTAAAAGGCTTTTTTGAGACCATGCAGACTGAAATGGATATACCGGGTCTTGAGATAACCATCGTTAGCCCGGGCCGGATCAACACTCCTATTTCCATGTCAGCCATTACAGCAACAGGAGAGCTGCACGGCAAAATGGACGAGGACCTGCTGAACGGCATACCCGTGAGTGAATGCGCAAAAAAGATACTGGACGGAATGATAAAGAAAAAGAAACACATAATAGTGGCACGTGCCGAACGCTTCCTGTTCTGGTTCTGGTGGTTCCTGCCATCGGTATACAGGAAGATCGCTAATCAGAAAGGGATGCATAACCCTAACTATTAA
- a CDS encoding VOC family protein — MHDFISGIQQVGIGVADAHASMLKYKDLFGIDVLVFDDVADAALMTQYTGGTVHNRRAILSMNLSGGGGFEIWQYKSRTPSEPAQKPQYGDLGINAPKIKCYNVEQSHQHCKKSGSWVSDIQTDPAGQQHFWVKDHYGNVFNVVKGWQWFQQTGKMTGGVSGAVIGVSDMERAIVLYRDVLGISDMVYDVTDTFSDNPESQPGKYRRVLLKKPQSGKGGFGKLLGSIEIELVQALDRTPVKIFADRYWGDCGFIHLCFDVINMDGLKKIAIEKGFNFSVDSENSFDMENAAGRFCYIESPEGTLIELVETHKVPVLKKLGLYINLKKRNLEKPLPDWMVKMLALSKVK; from the coding sequence ATGCACGATTTCATATCAGGAATACAACAGGTAGGTATCGGGGTGGCAGACGCACACGCCAGCATGCTGAAATACAAAGATCTTTTCGGCATAGATGTGCTGGTGTTTGACGATGTAGCCGACGCTGCCCTGATGACCCAATATACCGGGGGAACCGTGCACAATCGCAGGGCCATATTGAGCATGAACCTGTCAGGCGGGGGTGGCTTTGAAATATGGCAGTACAAAAGCCGTACACCATCAGAACCTGCTCAAAAACCACAATATGGCGATCTGGGCATTAATGCACCAAAGATCAAATGCTATAATGTAGAACAGTCGCATCAGCACTGCAAAAAGTCTGGCAGTTGGGTATCCGATATTCAAACCGACCCGGCCGGGCAGCAACACTTCTGGGTAAAAGACCATTATGGCAATGTGTTCAATGTAGTAAAAGGCTGGCAGTGGTTTCAGCAAACCGGCAAGATGACTGGCGGTGTGTCCGGGGCTGTAATAGGTGTGAGTGATATGGAACGCGCTATAGTGCTGTACCGTGATGTATTAGGCATATCTGATATGGTATATGACGTAACAGATACTTTTTCTGACAACCCTGAATCTCAACCCGGAAAGTACCGCCGTGTGTTGCTAAAAAAACCACAAAGCGGCAAGGGAGGATTTGGGAAATTACTGGGGTCAATAGAGATAGAGCTTGTACAAGCGTTGGACCGTACGCCTGTAAAAATATTCGCCGACAGGTATTGGGGCGATTGCGGTTTTATTCATTTGTGCTTTGATGTCATCAATATGGATGGGCTGAAAAAAATAGCCATTGAAAAAGGGTTCAATTTTTCGGTAGACAGTGAGAACTCTTTTGACATGGAAAATGCCGCAGGACGATTCTGCTATATTGAAAGCCCCGAAGGAACACTGATAGAACTGGTAGAAACACATAAAGTTCCTGTACTGAAAAAGCTAGGCCTGTACATCAACCTGAAAAAACGGAACCTGGAGAAACCCCTGCCCGACTGGATGGTAAAAATGCTGGCGCTCAGTAAAGTGAAATAA